A window of Methanolobus chelungpuianus genomic DNA:
CCCGAAGTGGTAAAGGAAGCATCACAGAAAGTGCTGGATGCAGGCGTAGGACTTCTTGCACCGGGATGCGGTATTGTCAGCAAGACACCTACCGAGAACCTCAGGGCGATGGTGGAGATGGCAAAGGGCCACAAATACTGATTAATTACACGAGAGAAAAAGGACAGGGCAATTAAAGGTGGCACATCACCATCTTTGATTGCCCTTTAATAGCTTTTAATTAATTTTTGCAGAGTCCTTAGCAGTTCCTCAGTCCCATAC
This region includes:
- a CDS encoding uroporphyrinogen decarboxylase family protein, with the translated sequence PEVVKEASQKVLDAGVGLLAPGCGIVSKTPTENLRAMVEMAKGHKY